The segment GAAGGTCGCGACCACTGGCCGCACGGATTTTCCACGCTGCTTGCCGGCTGCGGCATCCGCCGTGGTCACGTGCATGGCGCGACGGCACCGGACCCTAAACTTGATTCCGAAAAGCCGCTCGCGGACGTTTCGGATCCTGTCACCGTTGCCGACTTGCACGCGACAATCCTTGCCGTTCTAGGCGTCGCTTATGACGAAGAACTCGACACTCCGATCGGGCGCCCACTTAAACGAAGTGAAGGCACACCAATCCAGTCCATTATGACTTAGATGCCGTGTAACCTAATCGGTACAGTAGTTTCGGCCCGACTCCTTCATTACTCTTCAGACCCTTCACGCGGCTCACTTAGTTCAGGGTGATCTAGGAGCAATTGTTCAACATCTGAAGTGCTGAAAGCTTTTTCGGGCTCAGTCTTCGAGCAGCCCAAAACGGTAACGGCCAATAGCATCCCGACATACAACGAATACACTCTGATTTGCATGGAAGCATCGCTTAAAAAAGGGAATCGGTAACAGTTTTTTGAAATGAACAAGTATCGGTGACGAAAGACAACCGTTAGAAAAACGTGTTCGCCCGAAAGTCGAGCACGTTTAGAATATTATCAATCAACAAGATCAAAACTGCTCGCTGATCACTTCTCTAGAGGCCCGAGTTCCAAGCGAGCCCCAAAGCCCGAATGGGCTGGCAGCGCCGGCAACAGACAAGGGGTCGGTGTTAGCCGCCTTAGTTGAAACCATCGCGCGCCCCGACGGATTGCCCGCTTCCACTGAATCCGTAAAGAATTTGACCGCTCCATCCCCCATCAACATGTGAGCTCCACCCGGGTGGCGACTACTCGGTGGGCAAATGGCATCGGAACCCGCGAAGCTGTCGAAACATAGTTCGCGGTTGGGAGGGAGAATCGTGAAGACACCAGAGTGAAGCGGAAGGCTCCACGCCCATCGATAGCCACGGCGGTTATCAATTGCTCCTTGCAGGGTCACGGTGGCATTCCAAAATAAAGGTCGCTCAATGTTTACAAAACTCTGACACCCTAATGCGCCTCCCGGTGCCCGAATGTTGATGGTGCCGTCCACACCGGCTGTCCGCTTATCGCCGTCTCCAATGTCCGTGACCAACTCACCCATCGCGAAGGTATTAGAAAGGCCGTCCGTGACATCTCGAAATTTGCTGTCCAGTTGAACTTTGAAGAAGCCTCGGTTACTAGCATTCGATGTCTGAGCCGCTGCCGATGAAACAATGTTACCTGTAGTGTTGCCACGCAATTGAGCGGCGGTGCTATCGGCGGAATCACCGAGACTTACCCCGTAATTTGTCCTTCCCATTGCGGGAAGTCCTACTCCAGGATCACTGGGGC is part of the Rubripirellula reticaptiva genome and harbors:
- a CDS encoding DUF1559 domain-containing protein: MRALNQHGYEKETFDVIDPKLSLNQQVCQESDRKAFTLVELLVVIAIIGVLVGLLLPAVQAAREAARRMSCSNNFKQIGLALHNYHSAYNQAPRHAGGTHGPSRREFAPGWTAGQMSALVGLLPFFEQQSTWEQVANPYQVPAGQPGAGNIYSPMGPYPGRVFSRLVASDAGPYDPWESDIPTLRCPSDPGVGLPAMGRTNYGVSLGDSADSTAAQLRGNTTGNIVSSAAAQTSNASNRGFFKVQLDSKFRDVTDGLSNTFAMGELVTDIGDGDKRTAGVDGTINIRAPGGALGCQSFVNIERPLFWNATVTLQGAIDNRRGYRWAWSLPLHSGVFTILPPNRELCFDSFAGSDAICPPSSRHPGGAHMLMGDGAVKFFTDSVEAGNPSGRAMVSTKAANTDPLSVAGAASPFGLWGSLGTRASREVISEQF